The following are encoded in a window of Halorarum salinum genomic DNA:
- a CDS encoding SDR family NAD(P)-dependent oxidoreductase has protein sequence MELHGETALVTGGGRGIGEAICRELADRGLAVVVADIDDEDTAETKRDIERRGGEATCVRMDVTDREDVADGVAEATARVGSIDVLVNNAGIAGPTDPVEDVTPEEWDSTMAVNLRGPFLLCRELMGPMKEQGYGRIVNVSSASGKRPVPYRAPYTASKSGLFGLTRTLAVEGGPHDVNANAICPGSVAGPRIDRVIERQAAATDRSFEEVEAEKAARSPREEFVEPEDVAGTVAFLCSTAADRITGQSVNVTAGKVTY, from the coding sequence ATGGAACTACACGGGGAGACGGCGCTCGTCACGGGCGGCGGGCGTGGCATCGGCGAGGCGATCTGTAGGGAACTGGCGGACCGGGGACTCGCCGTCGTCGTCGCGGACATCGACGACGAGGACACGGCCGAGACGAAACGCGATATCGAACGGCGGGGAGGCGAGGCGACGTGTGTCCGCATGGACGTGACGGATCGGGAGGACGTCGCGGACGGGGTGGCCGAGGCGACCGCTCGGGTCGGATCGATCGACGTGCTCGTCAACAACGCGGGCATCGCCGGCCCCACCGACCCCGTCGAGGACGTCACCCCCGAGGAGTGGGACTCGACGATGGCGGTGAACCTCCGCGGCCCGTTCCTGCTCTGTCGGGAGCTGATGGGCCCGATGAAGGAGCAGGGGTACGGGCGGATCGTCAACGTCTCCTCGGCGTCGGGCAAACGGCCCGTCCCGTACCGCGCGCCGTACACGGCCTCGAAGAGCGGCCTGTTCGGACTCACGCGGACGCTGGCCGTCGAAGGGGGGCCACACGACGTCAACGCGAACGCGATCTGTCCGGGCTCGGTCGCCGGCCCGCGGATCGACCGGGTGATCGAGCGGCAGGCGGCCGCCACCGACCGGTCGTTCGAGGAGGTCGAGGCGGAGAAGGCGGCCCGCAGCCCGCGCGAGGAGTTCGTCGAGCCGGAGGACGTCGCCGGGACGGTGGCGTTCCTCTGTTCGACCGCCGCGGACCGTATCACCGGCCAGAGCGTGAACGTGACCGCCGGGAAGGTCACGTACTGA